One genomic segment of Mycolicibacterium gilvum includes these proteins:
- a CDS encoding NfeD family protein has product MPVPLIWLIAALVLAGAEALTGDLFLLMLSGGALAAAGSSFLLDWPIWADGIVFLIVSVLLLVGVRPALKRRMQSGTGLPEPVKALEGRSALVLDRVAHHEGQVKLDGEVWTARPYNENDVYEPGDHVTVVQIDGATAVVSKIV; this is encoded by the coding sequence ATGCCTGTCCCGCTGATCTGGCTGATCGCAGCGCTGGTGCTGGCCGGCGCCGAGGCGCTGACCGGCGACCTGTTCCTGCTGATGCTCTCCGGCGGGGCGCTCGCCGCAGCCGGATCGAGTTTCCTTCTCGACTGGCCGATCTGGGCGGACGGCATCGTCTTTCTGATCGTCTCGGTGCTGCTCCTGGTCGGGGTGCGTCCGGCGCTCAAACGCCGGATGCAGTCGGGTACGGGTCTTCCGGAACCGGTCAAGGCGCTCGAAGGCAGGAGCGCCCTGGTTCTCGACCGGGTGGCCCATCACGAAGGACAGGTGAAGCTGGACGGTGAGGTCTGGACGGCGCGGCCTTACAACGAGAACGACGTGTACGAACCCGGCGACCACGTGACCGTCGTCCAGATCGACGGCGCCACCGCGGTCGTGTCCAAGATCGTGTGA
- a CDS encoding SPFH domain-containing protein, with protein sequence MDGALAGLVLLAVLVVFAAVIVAKSVALIPQAEAAVIERLGRYSKTVSGQLTLLLPFVDKIRARVDLRERVVSFPPQPVITEDNLTVNIDTVVYFQVTNPQAAVYQISNYIVGVEQLTTTTLRNVVGGMTLEQTLTSRDSINGQLRGVLDEATNRWGLRVARVELRSIDPPPSIQDSMEKQMRADREKRAMILTAEGSREAAIKQAEGQKQAQILAAEGAKQASILAAEGDRQSRMLRAQGERAAAYLQAQGQAKAIEKTFAAIKAGRPTPEMLAYQYLQTLPQMAKGEANKVWLVPSDFGSALQGFTKLLGAPGEDGVFRYTPSPVDDAGTRPEDDSDEVADWFSTETDPVIAQAVAKAEAEARAPVPGALDGPKQYPPLSQQVQPTATDYAQQPRHGSPDQ encoded by the coding sequence GTGGACGGTGCCCTCGCAGGATTGGTTCTACTGGCGGTCCTGGTCGTGTTCGCCGCCGTCATCGTCGCGAAGTCGGTGGCGCTGATACCGCAGGCCGAGGCGGCGGTCATCGAGCGGCTGGGCCGCTACAGCAAGACCGTCTCCGGGCAGCTCACGCTGCTGCTGCCTTTCGTCGACAAGATCCGCGCCCGGGTCGACCTCCGGGAACGCGTCGTATCGTTCCCTCCTCAGCCCGTGATCACCGAGGACAACCTGACGGTCAACATCGACACCGTCGTCTACTTCCAGGTCACCAACCCGCAGGCCGCGGTCTACCAGATCAGCAACTACATCGTCGGTGTCGAGCAGTTGACCACCACCACACTGCGCAACGTCGTCGGCGGTATGACCCTGGAACAGACGCTGACCTCCCGCGACTCGATCAACGGACAACTGCGCGGCGTCCTCGACGAAGCCACCAACCGCTGGGGCCTGCGGGTGGCCCGCGTCGAGCTGCGCAGCATCGACCCGCCGCCGTCGATCCAGGATTCGATGGAGAAGCAGATGCGGGCCGACCGCGAGAAGCGCGCGATGATCCTGACCGCCGAAGGCAGTCGAGAGGCGGCGATCAAACAGGCCGAGGGCCAGAAGCAGGCGCAGATCCTGGCCGCCGAGGGCGCCAAGCAGGCCTCGATCCTCGCTGCCGAGGGTGACCGGCAGTCCCGGATGCTGCGGGCCCAGGGTGAACGCGCGGCCGCCTACCTGCAGGCGCAAGGTCAGGCCAAAGCCATCGAGAAGACCTTCGCCGCGATCAAGGCCGGCCGGCCGACTCCCGAGATGCTCGCCTACCAGTACCTGCAGACGCTCCCGCAGATGGCCAAGGGGGAAGCCAACAAGGTCTGGCTGGTGCCCAGCGACTTCGGCTCGGCGCTGCAGGGTTTCACCAAGTTGCTCGGAGCGCCGGGGGAGGACGGGGTGTTCCGGTACACGCCGTCACCCGTCGACGACGCCGGCACCCGGCCAGAGGACGACTCCGACGAGGTCGCCGACTGGTTCTCCACCGAAACCGACCCGGTGATCGCCCAGGCGGTCGCCAAGGCCGAGGCCGAGGCCCGCGCGCCCGTCCCGGGGGCCCTCGACGGACCCAAGCAGTATCCGCCGCTGTCGCAGCAGGTTCAGCCGACGGCGACGGACTACGCACAGCAACCGCGACACGGCAGCCCGGACCAGTGA
- a CDS encoding DoxX family protein has translation MSALTARRTYAALAAVQAADAAACVGPVAPVAEALEAVGLPKRLWPVLPVVKAASALGLLSVYRFPRLARVTTLMLTVYFMLAAGSHIRARDWSPGLVAASSFLALYGAMTVTGPETS, from the coding sequence GTGAGCGCGCTGACGGCGCGTCGCACCTACGCCGCGCTCGCCGCGGTCCAGGCCGCCGACGCCGCCGCCTGCGTCGGACCGGTCGCGCCGGTCGCCGAGGCGCTGGAGGCCGTCGGACTCCCGAAGCGGCTCTGGCCGGTGCTGCCCGTGGTGAAGGCCGCCTCTGCGCTGGGGCTGCTGTCGGTGTACCGCTTCCCGCGACTGGCCCGGGTCACGACGCTGATGCTGACGGTCTACTTCATGCTGGCGGCGGGCTCGCACATCCGCGCCCGGGACTGGAGTCCCGGGTTGGTCGCGGCGTCGTCCTTCCTCGCTCTCTACGGGGCGATGACGGTCACGGGGCCCGAGACGAGCTAG